From one Paractinoplanes brasiliensis genomic stretch:
- a CDS encoding ABC transporter permease, giving the protein MAVALDRPLSARLPRSSAVPVAAGFLALALAAAVVPGLFAGDPLVADPLHVLEAPSAAHWFGTDQLGRDVFDRVVHGARHSLLIGVVATLIAVTAGLVLGLLAGLSPRYADEALSRSFDALSAFPLLLLALLFVAVAGPGTVGLVVAIGIATMPTYARVVRTQTFVVRQKDYVTQAVAFGDSRTRLVLRHVLPNVLGPVPVLAVIGLGEAILAAAGLSFLGMGPQPPSPEWGAMLSESRGYLSVAWWTAVLPGVVVTLLVISLTVVGRHLQRRFEGRPS; this is encoded by the coding sequence ATGGCCGTTGCCCTCGATCGTCCGTTGTCCGCGCGCCTGCCGCGTTCCTCCGCCGTGCCCGTCGCGGCCGGTTTCCTCGCCCTGGCCCTCGCCGCCGCCGTGGTGCCCGGCCTGTTCGCCGGTGATCCTCTGGTGGCCGACCCGCTGCACGTCCTCGAGGCGCCCAGCGCTGCCCACTGGTTCGGCACCGACCAGCTCGGCCGCGACGTCTTCGACCGCGTCGTCCACGGCGCCCGCCACTCCCTGCTCATCGGCGTCGTGGCCACCCTCATCGCGGTGACCGCCGGCCTGGTGCTGGGCCTGCTGGCCGGCCTGTCCCCCAGGTACGCCGACGAGGCACTGAGCCGCTCGTTCGACGCGCTCTCGGCCTTCCCGCTGCTGCTGCTCGCCTTGCTGTTCGTAGCCGTCGCCGGCCCCGGCACCGTCGGCCTGGTCGTCGCGATCGGCATTGCCACGATGCCCACCTACGCACGCGTGGTGAGAACCCAGACCTTCGTCGTACGCCAGAAAGACTATGTAACCCAGGCTGTGGCCTTCGGCGATTCCCGTACGCGGTTGGTCCTGCGCCACGTGCTGCCCAACGTCCTCGGTCCCGTCCCCGTCCTCGCCGTGATCGGCCTGGGCGAGGCGATCCTCGCCGCCGCCGGACTCAGCTTCCTCGGCATGGGACCACAACCGCCGTCCCCCGAGTGGGGCGCGATGCTCTCCGAGAGCCGCGGCTACCTCTCCGTCGCCTGGTGGACCGCCGTGCTGCCCGGCGTGGTCGTCACCCTGCTGGTCATCTCGCTGACCGTCGTGGGTCGTCACCTGCAGCGCCGCTTCGAAGGAAGGCCGTCATGA
- a CDS encoding ABC transporter permease: protein MIVLRRLFTGLVVLWAAATAAYLALIAAPGSTVDSIVGDGADTPLIRAQIIHEWGLDRPAIVQYLDYLWRAAQGDLGRSYLLQRPVRDVIADQIGPTLSLAVAAAALGVVLALVLAVTTRQPWARRVSSTAELVLVSTPPFLIGIVLLSVFSFRLGWFPVSGGDGLASLVLPAVTLALPVAGVLTQVLRDGIDRALDEPFAVTARARGLEERAVLVRHALRHALLPVVTLVGWLFGVLLGGAVIIETVFGRPGLGQVTLAAVNSADMPVVLAVVVFSAFVYVVINTLADLAYLVIDPRLRPATASAAVASSPSSGSAVASSPSSGSAAGSSPSSGSAAGSSPPSGSALRSSPSSGA, encoded by the coding sequence ATGATCGTGCTCCGCCGCCTCTTCACCGGGCTGGTGGTGCTCTGGGCCGCCGCGACCGCCGCCTACCTGGCGCTGATCGCGGCCCCCGGCTCCACGGTGGACAGCATCGTCGGCGACGGTGCTGACACCCCGCTGATCCGCGCCCAGATCATCCACGAGTGGGGACTCGACCGGCCCGCGATCGTGCAGTACCTGGACTACCTGTGGCGGGCCGCGCAGGGTGACCTCGGGCGTTCCTACCTGCTGCAACGGCCCGTACGCGACGTCATCGCCGACCAGATCGGGCCGACGCTGAGCCTGGCCGTGGCGGCGGCCGCGCTCGGCGTGGTGCTGGCTCTCGTGCTGGCCGTGACCACCCGGCAGCCGTGGGCCCGGCGGGTCAGCTCCACCGCCGAACTGGTGCTGGTGTCCACGCCGCCCTTCCTCATCGGCATCGTGCTGCTGAGCGTGTTCTCGTTCCGGCTCGGCTGGTTCCCGGTCAGCGGCGGTGACGGGCTCGCCTCATTGGTGCTGCCCGCGGTCACCCTGGCGCTGCCCGTGGCCGGCGTGCTGACCCAGGTGCTGCGCGACGGGATCGACCGGGCTCTGGACGAACCGTTCGCGGTGACCGCCCGGGCCCGGGGCCTGGAGGAGCGGGCCGTGCTCGTGCGCCACGCTTTGCGCCACGCCTTGTTGCCGGTCGTCACGCTGGTCGGCTGGCTCTTCGGTGTGCTGCTGGGCGGCGCGGTCATCATCGAAACCGTCTTCGGCCGGCCGGGTCTGGGCCAGGTGACGCTGGCGGCGGTGAACAGCGCTGACATGCCGGTGGTGCTGGCCGTGGTGGTGTTCTCGGCCTTTGTCTACGTCGTCATCAACACCCTGGCCGACCTCGCCTACCTGGTCATCGACCCCCGCCTGCGCCCGGCCACGGCTTCCGCGGCGGTGGCTTCGTCCCCGTCTTCCGGCTCGGCCGTGGCTTCGTCCCCGTCTTCCGGCTCGGCCGCGGGTTCGTCCCCGTCCTCCGGCTCGGCCGCGGGTTCTTCTCCGCCTTCTGGCTCGGCCTTGCGGTCGTCGCCGTCTTCCGGAGCGTAG
- a CDS encoding dipeptide ABC transporter ATP-binding protein, whose protein sequence is MRDLHVTFPHRRGDVHAVRGIDLDIHRGECVAIVGESGSGKSVTARTLVGLAGPNARISSTRFKVDGRSGPFEWRTLRGGFAGLVLQDALVSLDPLRTVGAEISEVLRVHNIGKRHDRAQRVRSLLEAVHVPEPGRRARQHPHQLSGGLRQRALIASALAAGPPLLIADEPTTALDVTVQAQILDLLAERHTAGETLLLISHDLAVVSRLADRVLVMKNGRVVESGDTRTLLTAPSHPYTQQLLTAVPSAASRGRRLSHPSSTATPPPPPPSTATPPPPSTATPSVSRSSTASPHPSRSTPSLSTAASGLSSSSTTSPPLSRPAPPLSTAADGVSSLSTAADGVSSLSTAADGVSSLSTAADGVSSLSTAADGVSSLSTAADGVSSLSTAADGVSSLSTAADGVSPPSTAAPGVSRLSTGEVGVVVEAVGLRKRYSSHTVVDGVDLTVRRGEIVGLVGESGSGKTTVAQLLFGLTAPTSGSVAFEGAPWTGLSERRRRPWRRRLQLVSQDPLSAFDPRWTVERIVREALPKPEPVLPLLERVGLSADVLERYPRQLSGGQRQRVAIARALAPRPSLIICDEPVSALDVSVQAQVLDLLAEIRDTDGTALLFISHDLGVVHHLADRVLVMRDGAVVEQGPVDDVFHHPQHEYTRALIAAVPTLEVSR, encoded by the coding sequence GTGCGCGACCTGCACGTGACGTTCCCGCATCGCCGGGGCGACGTCCACGCCGTACGCGGAATCGACCTCGACATCCACCGCGGCGAGTGCGTCGCCATCGTGGGCGAGTCCGGCTCGGGCAAGAGCGTCACCGCCCGCACGCTCGTCGGACTGGCCGGCCCGAACGCCCGCATCAGCAGCACCCGGTTCAAGGTCGACGGCCGCTCCGGACCGTTCGAATGGCGCACCCTGCGCGGGGGCTTCGCCGGGCTCGTGCTGCAGGACGCTTTGGTCTCGCTCGACCCTCTGCGCACGGTCGGCGCGGAGATCAGCGAGGTCTTGCGCGTCCACAACATCGGCAAGCGCCACGACCGTGCACAACGGGTGCGTTCGCTGCTGGAAGCCGTGCACGTCCCCGAGCCCGGCCGCCGCGCCCGCCAGCACCCGCACCAGCTCTCGGGCGGTCTCCGTCAGCGCGCGCTGATCGCCTCGGCCCTGGCCGCCGGCCCACCCCTGCTGATCGCCGACGAACCCACCACGGCCCTCGACGTCACGGTCCAGGCCCAGATCCTCGACCTGCTGGCCGAACGCCACACCGCCGGCGAAACCCTCCTGCTGATCAGCCACGACCTGGCCGTGGTCTCCCGCCTGGCTGACCGCGTCCTCGTCATGAAGAACGGCCGCGTCGTCGAGTCGGGCGACACCAGGACGCTGCTGACCGCGCCCAGTCACCCCTACACCCAGCAGCTGCTGACCGCAGTCCCCTCCGCCGCCTCCCGCGGCCGCCGCCTCTCCCACCCGTCCTCCACAGCCACCCCGCCACCGCCCCCGCCATCCACAGCCACCCCGCCCCCGCCATCCACAGCCACTCCCAGCGTGTCGCGGTCATCCACAGCCTCTCCGCACCCCTCCCGATCCACGCCGTCGTTGTCCACAGCTGCCTCGGGTTTGTCGTCGTCATCCACAACCTCACCGCCCCTATCCCGGCCCGCACCGCCCTTGTCCACAGCTGCGGACGGTGTGTCGTCCTTGTCCACAGCTGCGGACGGTGTGTCGTCCTTGTCCACAGCTGCGGACGGTGTGTCGTCCTTGTCCACAGCTGCGGACGGTGTGTCGTCCTTGTCCACAGCTGCGGACGGTGTGTCGTCCTTGTCCACAGCTGCGGACGGTGTGTCGTCCTTGTCCACAGCTGCGGACGGTGTGTCGTCCTTGTCCACAGCTGCCGACGGCGTGTCGCCGCCGTCCACAGCTGCCCCGGGCGTGTCGCGGTTGTCCACAGGCGAGGTCGGCGTTGTTGTCGAGGCTGTGGGGCTGCGTAAGCGCTACAGCTCGCACACCGTCGTCGACGGGGTCGACCTCACCGTTCGCCGGGGCGAGATCGTCGGGCTGGTCGGGGAATCGGGGTCCGGGAAGACCACGGTCGCCCAGCTGCTGTTCGGGCTGACCGCGCCCACGTCCGGCTCCGTGGCGTTCGAGGGCGCGCCATGGACCGGGCTCTCGGAGCGGCGGCGCCGTCCGTGGCGCCGCCGCCTCCAGCTCGTCTCGCAGGACCCACTCTCCGCCTTCGACCCCCGCTGGACGGTCGAACGCATCGTCCGGGAAGCGCTGCCAAAGCCGGAGCCGGTGCTGCCGTTGCTCGAACGCGTCGGTCTCAGCGCCGACGTCCTCGAGCGCTACCCGCGGCAGCTCTCCGGTGGACAGCGGCAACGTGTCGCCATCGCGAGGGCGCTCGCCCCGCGGCCCAGCCTGATCATCTGCGACGAACCGGTCTCCGCGCTCGACGTCTCCGTACAGGCTCAAGTCCTTGACCTTCTCGCCGAAATCCGCGATACCGACGGCACGGCTCTGCTGTTCATCTCGCACGACCTCGGCGTCGTCCACCACCTCGCCGACCGGGTGCTGGTCATGCGGGACGGCGCCGTGGTCGAGCAGGGCCCGGTCGACGACGTCTTCCACCACCCGCAGCACGAGTACACCCGCGCGCTCATCGCCGCGGTGCCGACGCTGGAGGTGTCGCGATGA
- a CDS encoding ABC transporter substrate-binding protein → MRRRSLLIAVVATALAAGCSGSGGTDSAAAGEPVSGGSLTWGIETEPITLNPHQYAQAKARLLVWNNFEALLTHDDKGGYVPWLAESYEVSPDGLTYTVELRDNVTFSDGVKLDAAAVKANVDQLLADGYAPQVAAVQLKNLKSVDVAGPLTVKYTLSAPDVLILDFLSSPQGAVVSPRSLKEAANLKAGGPDLAGTGPFILDRYTPGQELHYKRNPSYRDRPAYLDEVTYRFLKESSVRVGALTSGQVQVIEGVPATDQAQITGNPALTLSKGLNSGSAYSYYFNVGHAPFDDIRVRQAFRDAIDIDAVLKGVYRGTATRAWSVIGPTSPLYDKSLEGTYGNNPERANATLDAAGWTQRDADGFRVKNGKRLTVRLVQSAPFVRDRREILAQAVQAAVKQSAGIDLHVSVVDQGTATAALEKGEYEVFDNSRADTDAGAALNLLLASTGAINRLGISDKKVDDLLARGQASGDPATRAGIYRQLQQNVIIDQALIQPLYAPADQIAASAKVGGLGFEPTAGVPASAYNVWLSK, encoded by the coding sequence ATGCGTCGCCGTTCCCTGCTCATCGCCGTCGTGGCAACCGCGCTGGCCGCGGGCTGCTCCGGCAGCGGTGGCACCGACTCCGCCGCCGCCGGCGAGCCGGTCTCCGGAGGCTCCCTGACCTGGGGCATCGAGACCGAGCCGATCACGCTCAACCCGCACCAGTACGCGCAGGCCAAGGCCCGGCTGCTGGTCTGGAACAACTTCGAGGCGCTGCTCACCCACGACGACAAGGGCGGATACGTGCCCTGGCTGGCCGAGAGCTACGAGGTGTCACCCGACGGCCTGACCTACACCGTCGAACTGCGCGACAACGTGACGTTCAGCGACGGCGTCAAACTCGACGCGGCCGCGGTCAAGGCCAACGTGGACCAGCTGCTCGCCGACGGCTACGCGCCACAGGTGGCCGCCGTACAGCTGAAGAACCTGAAATCCGTCGACGTGGCCGGCCCGCTCACCGTGAAGTACACGCTGAGCGCCCCCGACGTGCTGATCCTCGACTTCCTGTCGTCGCCGCAGGGCGCGGTCGTCTCGCCCAGGTCGCTCAAGGAAGCGGCCAACCTCAAGGCGGGCGGCCCGGATCTGGCGGGAACCGGGCCGTTCATCCTCGACCGGTACACCCCGGGCCAGGAACTGCACTACAAGCGCAACCCGTCGTACCGGGACCGCCCCGCCTACCTCGACGAGGTCACCTACCGCTTCCTCAAGGAGTCCTCCGTACGGGTCGGGGCGCTCACTTCCGGGCAGGTGCAGGTCATCGAGGGCGTGCCGGCCACCGACCAGGCGCAGATCACCGGGAACCCGGCGCTGACGCTGAGCAAGGGGCTCAACTCGGGCTCCGCCTACTCGTACTACTTCAACGTCGGCCACGCGCCGTTCGACGACATCCGGGTCCGGCAGGCGTTCCGCGACGCGATCGACATCGACGCGGTGCTCAAGGGCGTCTACCGCGGCACCGCGACCCGGGCCTGGAGCGTGATCGGGCCGACCAGCCCGCTCTACGACAAGTCGCTCGAAGGCACATACGGCAACAACCCCGAACGGGCCAACGCCACCCTGGACGCGGCCGGCTGGACCCAGCGCGACGCCGACGGTTTCCGGGTCAAGAACGGCAAGCGATTGACCGTACGGCTGGTGCAGTCGGCGCCGTTCGTCCGTGACCGCCGCGAGATCCTCGCGCAGGCCGTGCAGGCCGCGGTCAAACAGTCCGCCGGGATCGACCTGCACGTCTCGGTGGTCGACCAGGGCACGGCGACGGCGGCCCTGGAGAAGGGGGAGTACGAGGTCTTCGACAACTCCCGGGCCGACACCGACGCCGGGGCGGCGCTGAACCTGCTGCTCGCCTCGACCGGCGCAATCAACCGCCTCGGCATCAGCGACAAGAAGGTCGACGACCTGCTGGCCCGGGGGCAGGCTTCCGGTGATCCGGCTACCCGCGCCGGCATCTACCGGCAGCTGCAGCAGAACGTGATCATCGACCAGGCCCTGATCCAGCCGCTCTACGCGCCGGCCGACCAGATCGCGGCGTCGGCGAAGGTCGGCGGGCTGGGCTTCGAGCCGACCGCGGGCGTGCCGGCGAGCGCCTACAACGTCTGGCTGAGCAAATGA